The Candidatus Rokuibacteriota bacterium genome contains the following window.
ATCGCCTCCAAGGCCTACGCGCGCGGCGTCCGAGCGCTGGAGGAACTGGGGTTCCGGCGCAAGTGGCTCGCCGTCTCGGTGATCGTCATCCTCGCTCTCATCGCGGGCATCGTGGTGAAGATCCGGGCCGTGGACCGCCGCCAGCAGCTCGGCGCGCCCGGCCACTGACGAGGAGGGACACAATGGCGGAGGGAGCGTTCCCGGAACCCAGCCGGCGGGGGTTTCTCAACTGGTTTCTCGGCACGGCGGCGGGAGCCTTCGTGCTCTCGGTGCTCTACCCGGTGAGCCGGTATCTCGTGCCGCCGGAGGTCACCGAGTCCACCGCGGGGACGGTGACGCTCGCCATCAAGCCGGAGGAGGTCAAGCCGAACAGCGGCCAGATCTTCAAGTTCGGAAGCCGCCCGGGGATCCTGGTGCGGACGTCCCAGGGCGAGCTGCGCGCCTTCACGGCGGTCTGCACCCACCTCAACTGCACGGTCCAGTATCGGCCGGACCTGCAGCACATCTGGTGCGCGTGCCACAACGGCCACTTCGACCTCAACGGCCGGAACATCGAGGGACCGCCGCCGCGTCCGCTCGACGCCTTCGTCGTCAACGCGCGCGGCAACCAGATCATCGTGAGCAAGGGCGCCTGACGATGCCGGGGGAGGAGGAGCGGCACGGCAGGCTGTGGACGTGGCTCGACCAGCGCGTCGGTCTCGCCGAGATCGAGTATCTCGCGCGCAAGAAGGAGATCCCGATCCACCGCCACACCGCCTGGTACTACCTCGGCGGCATGACCCTCTTCCTGTTCCTCGCGCAGATCGGCACGGGCATCCTGCTGCTGTTCTACTACCGGCCGAGCGCCGAGGAGGCCTTCGAATCGATCCAGTTCCTGATGGCGGAGGTGGAGTTCGGGTGGCTCATCCGCTCGATCCACTCGTGGGCCGCGAACCTGATGGTCTTCACGCTCTTCCTGCACCTCGGGAGTGTCCTGCTGCTCAAGGCCTACCGGCCGCCCCGCGAGGTCACCTGGGTCTCGGGGGTGTTGCTCATGGGGCTGGCCATGGGCTTCGGCTTCACTGGCTACCTGCTCCCGTGGAACGAGCTGGCCTACTTCGCCACCAAGGTCG
Protein-coding sequences here:
- a CDS encoding ubiquinol-cytochrome c reductase iron-sulfur subunit, whose amino-acid sequence is MAEGAFPEPSRRGFLNWFLGTAAGAFVLSVLYPVSRYLVPPEVTESTAGTVTLAIKPEEVKPNSGQIFKFGSRPGILVRTSQGELRAFTAVCTHLNCTVQYRPDLQHIWCACHNGHFDLNGRNIEGPPPRPLDAFVVNARGNQIIVSKGA